Within the Glycine soja cultivar W05 chromosome 3, ASM419377v2, whole genome shotgun sequence genome, the region aaaaacaagggaatcttcacaaaaacaaaaaggaaactgAGAGAACACTCTGACACCAAGGCAAGTTTCACCAAGTTCCACACGAACAAAGGCGGGAAAATTTTTTGACAGGGAGGGAATGGTAAGAGAGCAACAGTTTTGTGTCAGGAAAAACTGATTGAATCTGAAGTTCATagagaaaaatgataaatataatttgtttacaGGCAAGGTTCTCTAATCTCTATgactttcaatttcaatgaaagAAGGGTgtaaatgaaacaagttccaGCCTTTGATGCCTTTCAACACAAACAACAGACTGTATGTAAAACAAATGACCTCACCCAGacaaatcaaaagaaattaagttTGTTCATGCTAAAAGTTTGCTATAGGATATGTTGAATTTGATAAATTCATGATTGAATCTCTTATTTACTCCTATTAATTCCCTATGTTAGCCATGTGTAATCTATTAAAATGCCTCTTCAAGTGGGCCCTTTTCATCCCTGCACATTCTGAAGAGGCTAAGAAACTCTAAATAGATCAGTAAAGTGATCAAGTAGGTCAAccatacaaaataattttaccaataaaaaaatactttgaaagATAAGGAACCAGACAAATAGTACTAGACAAAAAAACTAAACGCATTCAAAACATTTCATACCCTGATAACGATCGGGACCTTGATCTTGAACGAGAGGGAGATCTTGATGGAGATTTAGCAGGTGAACGCTGTGAAGACTTACCCTTTGGAGATTTGCTGCGTAAAGAACAAGAAATTGATTGAGAAAAAGATCAACAGGTTAACAATGAATCTTAATATAaggaatgatttttaatttaaaaaatacatattgcATAGACCTTTGGCTCCGGTCCCGACTGTAACTACGGCTACGGCTACGACTGCGGCTATAGCTCCTTCCTCTAGAATGAGATGGGCCACGACTAGGACTTCTAGAGGAATCCCGCCTTGAATCATATTCTCTCACCTAAATGAagataaagagaaaaacatCAGTATGAGTAACATATCCGAACATATCAAATTCATTACATACCCGAACATATCCCTTGGAAAATGCATTCCGGAACTCAGAGTCATCAAGCTTCTTGATCTGCAGCAAAGCAAAATACCAAAATTGAAGTTATTTAGGTATTTATTAGAGATGACACAGTGCAAAGCttcctttaaaataaataaatagtccATAGATGTAAATAACTAACTCACAGCATATTTCATATCATCATAATTTGTGTAATCCACAATACCGGTAGTACCTGCAAGCCAATAATTATGCATCAAAGAATCTGGCAgacaataaaaactaaaaagtaacaaaaaaaaatctcagaCTCTTTGTAAATACTCAAATGCCATCTCTCGTAAATAGAATCGAGACGAGAAAGGACTAAAGGGGcagaaaaatataacaatttaaaaaCTGCTAAACTACTAACACATCCAGACAATAGGGTACAATTAAGAACCAGAAACTTCATCCAAATGTTCCGTACCCCTTCCATCATGAAAAACTTGAGAAAAACAAACATCCCCTGCCTTACGCATGTGATCCTGCATTTaaagaaaatcattgttttGAGACAATTTATCCATAAACTCcctaaaaataatctaaaagaACTGAAATGAACGCAACTCTGTTTAACAACTCACCTTAAGATCCTGCCAGGATGCCGAAGAGGGCAATCCAGAGACTAGAACTGCAAAAGGATATATGAAAAATTTAGAAGCATACCCAAAGAGTCTtggtaaaattaataattattccgAATATCTACACACCACGATATTCAGAGCGCCTAGACACCCCACGTCCACCTCGGCCATTGCTGTGACTATTGTATCGATCTCTTGAGGATGAATGACCACGTCCACCATGGGCAGGCTCCACCTGTAAAGATTCAAGTTAAACAGTCTTGGTAAGTTATTTTCAGTCATCTTATAAATTTGTAACATATATCAGATCATTAAAGCTTAAGTAATCAACCCAGATAGTTGTACCAATCAGCCACCCCAAATACACTACAGTGGGATAGCTGCTATTGTGAAGTCCAGAAAACAACatacattatttataattttatatcatacaCATAAATcctgaaaaatagaaaaattcacaaaattaaaGAGCAGGTGAAAAGgtttgaaagataaaaagataCAATAATTGATCATAATTAAAAAGGTTTAAATCA harbors:
- the LOC114407374 gene encoding serine/arginine-rich-splicing factor SR34-like; this translates as MSRRSSRTVYVGNLPGDIREREVEDLFLKYGHITHIDLKVPPRPPGYAFVEFEDAQDAEDAIRGRDGYDFDGHRLRVEPAHGGRGHSSSRDRYNSHSNGRGGRGVSRRSEYRVLVSGLPSSASWQDLKDHMRKAGDVCFSQVFHDGRGTTGIVDYTNYDDMKYAIKKLDDSEFRNAFSKGYVRVREYDSRRDSSRSPSRGPSHSRGRSYSRSRSRSRSYSRDRSQSKSPKGKSSQRSPAKSPSRSPSRSRSRSRSLSGSRSRSRSPLPPRNKSPKKRSASRSPSRSRSKSKSLSR